A window of Rhipicephalus microplus isolate Deutch F79 chromosome X, USDA_Rmic, whole genome shotgun sequence genomic DNA:
ggtcaacattttcatacatggacgtattttcgtcaaaggcgcctcatcattctttgcatgctaggtttcaaaaaagttacaatgatgtcttcttcgtggtgttcttcttgtaatgcaacacatagtgtcaatgtcagtactcttgaaattaacatggggaaggatggcaaggacctttaatgatgatgtgcccacctatcaaaatgtcgatcatgctgactagaggtacttcttcaaacaacctatgtagcattatattaatgtattatgtttgtgtaattcctgttttatgaactttgtactttttcagaggccgtgaggcgaaattttccggaaacaaaaaaaaatgacatcgagtgtgtgattaaagtgtggcttcggcatgctggggaaaagctccagaagcagcgcttaagaacttctcgcactcaccatgagggtgagttttattatctgtgctgttgaagctatcataacatatgatacttttgctgttatagtttaaataattttcttgccttactcgaattttgatgtgtatgcaagcatgaactatataaatcattttcaccattatataatggctagttcgtacctgcacattatggtaatataattttcattttatgctttcaaatctggcatgctgttattgtcttaatattcttattgatactctaaattcacttgtgcttcaagatatgctgctttctattactacagaatgtcttcaaagtgtcgcgttgtcaagcccatcggatgaagacctctgaaggcacagggcaagaagtctcatctagtgaaaactgccaagtttcattcctgaaaataaacatgttttctgtgcattgctgtttttattgctatacttgaagaaattgttactgaaacctcacaggcagtgctttaaagagtgtgcatgttcaggcacttttgattgatcagttgtcatttcagcgctccaaaagaagaattagagcaacttttcgtaaggtctgatgagtgcctaggtcttgtatgcttcgtcctcaaaaagtactagactcatcataatgtgctcttttctggatgccctgaggaCGATCTGAGGCCGGACAAACGGACTGGTTTAGGACCACTTGAGGTTCATTTGAGGGCTTCCTCAGGTCATACTTTCGTACGGTGTAGGTCATCCTCAGGACAACCTCAGGTTGTCGGAGCGTTGTCTGGGACCACTACGTCATCCGCGTACGCTAGTAGCTTCGCTTCACTCATGCCAAAACTGTATCCTACTATTTCATTGCACGACagtacttcccccccccccccccccccccaaaaaaaaaaaaaggctgtataACGCGAATAGCAGGGGCGACAAACAACATTCTTGCCTCAAAAAAGATTTTACAGAAATGCTTTCCGATATTGATTTGTTTACTATGATCTTAGATATTACTTTATCGTAACATATCCTCACACCCTCCGtcaagatgattgattgattgatatgtggggtttaacgtcccaaaaccactatatgattatgagagacgccgtagtggagggctccggaaatttagaccacctggggttctttaacgtgcacccaaatctgagcacacgggcctacaacatttccgcctccatcggaaatgcagccgccgcagccgggattcgaacccgcgccctgcgggtcagcagccgagtaccttagccactagaccaccgcggcggggctccgtcAAGATCGATCCGACACTCACGTGCTCCAGTATAGTAAAAAGAATTCGATGTGTcaccctatcgaaagccttctcAAGATCCAACTGCAATATTGTGACTTTTTCTGAGAGATGATCACAACACTCAAGGACTGTTCTTGCCCCATGTATGTTGGTCATGATTGATAGTCCTTTTATTCCGCACGTCTGATGTGGCCCTACTAGAGTCTTTATAACGGACTGCAGTCGCCATCCGAGAACCTTCGTATAGACTGCAGTCCGTATTTGTAAGACTGATCAGGCGATATGCCCGTACTGAAAGTAGTGCCTGAGGGTCGTCGCTCTTCTGTATCAAGATAACATGACTTTTGAAAGAGGCTGGCAGATATTGTTTCTCATGTGCCTCTTTGAATACGCCGTGAAGGATAAACGATATGTCGTCCTTGAAAGCCTTATAAAAAGCTGCGTCCAGACCATCTGGGCCTAGGGTTTTGCCTGCAGCTAACTTGCTGATTGCACTTTCAATTTCTCCAACACTACTGGGTTGTTCCGGGTTAAGCTTTACATCATCATCTAACATTGTAGCATACTTAAATATATACTTTCAAATCCTTCATCACGCTTCTTTACTTCCTAAAAGTTCTTGGTGATGTTCTTGAAAAGCACGCTGAATATTGTCGTCGTCCTGCGTTATTTCGTTGCGATATGTGATCGCTTTTATCTCATTCCGTACTGCGTATTTTTTTTCGTCCGAAAACGCCCTTTTTGTCGGTTCTCCGCATCATAATATTTCTGCGCGCGCACGTATAACCGCACCGCTGTATTCGTCTtgctcagtgctttgaaaaagggctttaatttcttttattttttccagTAAATACCTGGTTAAGCACTTTTTATGACTAAATAAAAATCAAGCTGACAATCAAGCTGACAAtcaagcttttctttcttttctattctTTTCTTTCTGCAGTTTAGATTATCTTTCTAACGCAAATAAATTTGTCTCCTGTGTAAAGCATAACCATACTTCTTCAAGACTTTTGTGCTCTTTCTCGAAGCTCCCGAATACTCTGTTTAATTTTGTCCACAAAACCATCATCGTCAAGCAGCTTATTGTTCAGCTTCCTTAAACTTTGGTTTAGGGGGCCTAATGCAACCATAAATAAACAGTGATCTCTACTGCCAGTTAGTTCCTGCGACGTTCTCTTGCGTTCTTAGCACTGGCGAATCTTTGCGACTATATTCGATTAGAATGAGCTGTATGCAAAAAGGGGGAAAACATTACTTTATTGACGTGTTTTTAAATGAACTATTTCTGGTTGCGTGCAATGAATATCTGGACTCAGGctcttctcacgctgatcaataGGGCTAATCATAACGAAGTTCTTGTTTGCCTTAGGCAAGGTAACAAAAGGAGCAGTCAaacttgtgggggtgctgacaccccctgtaaagttgttcgcGCCGCGTGGTGCATGTGTCTCGCAGTGAAGCCGTGTTTCAAGTGTGACAACCGCCAGATGTtaaatggcgttgtgttcgcgttgagtaccactagagtgtactagaataggttGAGTGGCGCGATCGCCGGGCGCCGCCTACGCTTCCTGGCGAAGCCCGAACTGCGGAAAGTTTGCGTGGGGGCGCTGCGATCGAAGCGACTTGGAAATTTCCTCCGCATCCGCCGCCGGGCCATTGCAATTTGCAGCGAAGGCGACGGGGACTGCGTGTTGCGCGAAATGTTTTGCAACTCAGTGCCGTTTACTCGTGTGTGAAAACGGTGTAGCCATGCCAAAAGGCAGGCATCGGCATTGTTATGCGCCAGGCTGTCGCACCGGTTACTCGGGCGTTAAAGCGGAGAAGCAGCTTTcattgttcagcgtgccgaaagATGAAGCTCGTCGGGCGCTCTGGGAGAAGAACTTACATCGGAGCGACAAACTCCTGGATAGCAAATGCGCAGTGTGTGAGCTCCACTTCGATAAGCGGTACATTCAGCGGGACTACGTGCACATTGTGAACGGAAAGGAGGTGAGGATTGAGCGCGGAACACCAGCACTAACGAGTGACGCAGTGCCTACGGTATTGCCAAATGCGCCAAAGTACTTGAGCTCGACAGCTCCTCCCAAGCGAGCACCTCGCAAACGGGAGACACCAGCCAAGCTTGATGATACAAAGCGCAAAAGGAAGAAAGTTGAAAGCCCATGCAGCACTGCGGCTGTGGAAGAGCCGTTCGAAAGCGACGGATTTGATTCCCCAGTGCTTGGCGCTGACAATTTGTGTAATCTGAGTACTCCGTCTGCATATTGGTCGTCCCATCGGTTTACAAACTTTGAAGGTACGGTATATGCCCTTGGAGAGCTTGTAGAGTCCACTGGGACCGTAAACTCGGACCGCTCGGTCCTCTTCAGTGTAAGCAAGGACCAAGAAGTCTCATTCAGGACATTCCTCGCTGGGAAATTGATCACTGAAGGACGTGTCGAGACTGTAAGGGAAGCTGAGGGAGTTCTTCTTCGAGCCTCAGGCTTACTGAAATGCCCTGGTGCCATGTCTACATCGGCGATCATCGCAGAGGAGCTAACAAAGagcctcctgaaaaaaaaaaaaaacagccgtcaTTGGCGGCGCTTTCTACAGCCGGAGATGCGCAGTAACGACAGTGACAGAAGGTAAGGGCGAAACTAATCTTTCACTTGTGTACATGTAGTATATTTGCACATAAGGCAACATGGTAAACTGAAAAAGTGTGAGATATTTTGCCCGAGCTCCTGAGACGTACCAGAAATTGTTTTGAAGGCTGATAGCTTCGTGAACTTACTTTACCTCAGGAGCAGTGACATATATTTGGTGCTGATGAATTATGTTTATTTGCAGAGCGGTGTACTAGAGAAGTCATTTAGCAAACCCAACAAAATAACACTACCATGCTTTTCAGGAGCTCCTTGCCTGTCTTGTCGGTACCTTCGAAAGGCTCTTCTCACAAGAATGTCTTGGCTCAAGTGCCATCGCCGAAAGCAAGTGAGGACAGCTGCCCAGAGGCTGAGGTCAACCTTGCGAAAGCACAGGCGCCTTTCTAAAAAGGTGCTGAGCCTGAAAGGTAGAATTGAGGGCATGCGAGCCAAAAACGCGCGGCTTTAAAAGAAGAGACACTGGAAGAGAAGATCTCTACGTTGCCCCCAAAGCAGCAGGAAAATGTGCGGCACTGTTTCAGAGCATCAAAGCGAAAGAGCACAAATGGCATGCGTTTCACTAATGAATGGATGCTCGAATGCATTCTCATGAAGATGAGAAGTCCGAAGCTCTATAGACATCTGAGAGGACACAACATTCTCGTGCTTTCGGGCGATACTACTCTGCGGAAGTACACCGCCTCGTACAGGAGTGGCTTCGGTTTCAACAGAAAGGTTCTAGAAACTTTGAAGACGAAAACAGACACAATGGACACCTTCAGCCGTCGTGGCGGCATCCTGGTGGACGAAATGAAGTTGTCTGAGCACCTTTCAATTGACAAGACTGGTAGAATCGGAGGCTTTGTCGACCTGGGGCCCTTTATACCACGGGCAGATGCGAACCTTCCTTGCGACCATGGTATGGTTGTTATGTTCGTGCCATTTGCAGGCAAATTTTCTCAGGTTTTGGGGGTGTTTGCTGCGCACGGAAATGTTGAGGGCGACCTTCTCTGCAAGATATTCATCGAAACAACGATCCTAGCAGAACAGGCAGGACTCTTTGTCGACTTCATAACCTGCGACGGAGCTTCGTGGAATAGACGAATGTGGACATCGATGGGCATCCAGGGAACCTCAAGCAAAATAACGTGCAAGGTGAAGCATCCTGTGGACTCCAAGAGGAACCTTCATTTCCTGTCAGACTTTCCTCATCTAGTGAAGTGCCTCTGCAACTCCCTCTTGAAAGGTGGTTTCAGCACACCAAATGGGCGGGTATAAATGTTTTATTACATTCTTGCTTAACATTTTATATTAAGTCAACTGGCTAATCATGCCCTTTTATATTGATGCAGGTGTCAGTGTATTTTGTGGCCGAGGCTTTCAACCTGGACAAAGACAGCATCACCTTGAAGGCTATGCCAGGGCTGACTACAAGCCACCTTCAGCCCAATGACTTCGAGAAGATGAGAGTGTCCCTTGCCTTCCAGCTATTCGGAGACTTTGTGCTGCGTGGTCTACACCACTACAAGAACACCCTTGAGTCACGTTATGGAAAGGGTGCAGTCATTCTTCAGGTActtaaatatattgtatctgctGTATTCTTTGGGCAAAAGACAAGAGTGCGTTAATGGCCATCACTGTTGAACCCAGCTCTAATGAAGTTTTTTTGCATTTACAGGCTGATAAACCAACTCATCAAACTGATGACCTCCAGATTCAAGTCCGAGGCTCTTTGGCCGCACTCAAGTGGTAGTTCTGCGCTCTCCAGTTTTCTAGACTACATTGACAAGTGGGAGCAGCATGTCGGCAAGGGCGTCGGGTTTCTTAGCAAGCAGACAGCTACTGGCCTGAGGGTTACGCTGTCCAGTGTGCTTTCTTACTGGACTATGGTACCACAGAACTAAGCTACAGGTATTTGATGACGAGTAACCTAAGCTAAGATCCACTCGAGAACTTGTTTAGAGTTGTGCGGCAGTCGTCGGGCTGTAATGACCATCCGACCCCAGAGCAGTTC
This region includes:
- the LOC142776968 gene encoding uncharacterized protein LOC142776968; its protein translation is MPKGRHRHCYAPGCRTGYSGVKAEKQLSLFSVPKDEARRALWEKNLHRSDKLLDSKCAVCELHFDKRYIQRDYVHIVNGKEVRIERGTPALTSDAVPTVLPNAPKYLSSTAPPKRAPRKRETPAKLDDTKRKRKKVESPCSTAAVEEPFESDGFDSPVLGADNLCNLSTPSAYWSSHRFTNFEGTVYALGELVESTGTVNSDRSVLFSVSKDQEVSFRTFLAGKLITEGRVETVREAEGVLLRASGLLKCPGAMSTSAIIAEELTKSLLKKKKNSRHWRRFLQPEMRSNDSDRRSSLPVLSVPSKGSSHKNVLAQVPSPKASEDSCPEAEVNLAKAQAPF
- the LOC142775099 gene encoding uncharacterized protein LOC142775099, with product KEETLEEKISTLPPKQQENVRHCFRASKRKSTNGMRFTNEWMLECILMKMRSPKLYRHLRGHNILVLSGDTTLRKYTASYRSGFGFNRKVLETLKTKTDTMDTFSRRGGILVDEMKLSEHLSIDKTGRIGGFVDLGPFIPRADANLPCDHGMVVMFVPFAGKFSQVLGVFAAHGNVEGDLLCKIFIETTILAEQAGLFVDFITCDGASWNRRMWTSMGIQGTSSKITCKVKHPVDSKRNLHFLSDFPHLVKCLCNSLLKGGFSTPNGRV